TGCCATGAGGAGCTTTAATTGCTATGAGGGTTTCATTCTGCCATATATAATGCCAAGTAAGTTTTTGTCAAATAGAGGTAAAACACCATCGACATCAGTTTTAGAAGAGGGTAAAGACTATCATAGCTGCCAGGACTAAATAAGCAGAAAGTTGAACATAGAATATAATAGCATAAAACTTAGGATTTGGTGCAAGACCCAGAATACACTGACCTGAAAACAGGGTATATTCTTGATGTCCTCTTCAGTCACAAAAAGCCACCTGAGATTATTGAAAGATGAATTAGCGTGCTCTATTTGCATAAACAACATGAGTAACAATGAACTAGACACGGGGAGGAAGATTTACTTTTGCTTGTTATCATTTTcactcaaatctctcaatcttTCATGCATATCTCTGTAAACATTTTGGAAAATATCAGCAACATGTAATAGATTAAAGAAGCCAACATCAACTGCTCTAGGAAGAGATAAACTATTTAACCTTATTTGATCATCTAATCTGTGCTCTTCCACAGAAAGTTTTTCAATTTCTGCCTGCAGGGaaaaaacaacaagagaaatCTTATTTCTCAATAAAGCCACATTAGTGCGCCAGTTCCTTTCTGGTCTGCCActctttttttcattaaatCATTTGACGATGATTATGGGATGCAGAGGTAGGGGGTTATGCAGCAATGTTGGGCATTCTGTGAATGTAACAAATTGAGATAGAGAAATACAACAAACATTATAGACATGACGGTACAAAAGAATAGTAGAAAAAGAATTGACTACTACAAACTTGCAGTATTGAGATATCACCATCCAACTCCCCAGTACCTGAAGCGTCAATTCCCCTGTTCAACCATTCAAGCAATCCACACATAAGTGCACATATAATACTTCATCTAAACATGATAAATATGGGAGTAAAAAATTCCAAATTCTGAAAGTTTTGTTTATTATGGAAAATTACTTCCAACGTATTCTATTCTTGAGCTTCTTTTCTATGAGACCAATTCCTTCCAAGACATTTGTTATGTCATATATGCGCCTCTTCTGGACCTGTTTTAATCAaacagatttgatcattgtcatATATAGGATTCGGTAGTCAATACTTTCAATTAGCAAAAGCTTCACCTCCAAAGTCTCTGCGGCCTTGTTCAGGTCAAGAACACCATCTTCAGCACGCTTAATCAAATTAATGAACCGTTTGGTCAACAAACCTgaaatttttttacatattattGTCAATCTATGAAGACAAGAGCTCCTTAGAAAGCAGCCAaatcaattataattttttcCTATAATCAAACTCTCAAAAGGTACCTAGAGAACTGTCATAGCGGCAGCTGCCACCTGGAGTAAAAGTTGAAGGTGAACCTGCAAGTTAAAGAGCATTTTTTTAAGGACTTCCGTTCTCGGAGGTTTTCGAGTAAATTAAAGATCATGCACCATGCAAACCCATTTATGCTGTGGTAGTGTGGTACAACAGATGTAATATATATTTGCCATTGCAGTTAATCTACAAGAGCATGATTTTCTTGAAATGCATAAGATGATTGAGTTAGCAAATCATACACAGCatgaataatgaaatataaaaacCTCACCAGCATTTGGGGTCCCTGGCCCAGATCTATTGCCCTTAGAAGCCTTTGACCGATTATATGCCCTTCCACCTTTAGCAGACACAGGTGTTTGGAATGGACTAATATTGGATAGACTGGTGTAACCAGGACTGCTAGCCCACCCAATAGACTCAACTTCATTGTTTTCAGCTAAACTCTTCCGCTTTAATTGCTGAGAAACATCAGTAGTATTGCAGATTAACTCTTTTACTTTCATTTAAGATCCTTCATAATGCAGCAATATAAAGGAGTTTAAGGCCACATTGTTAACGTTTGGTTATTAGCTGGAGTAACATGTACATAGGGTTCTTGAAGATTAACTCTACACCTCGCATAGCTGCATTGCATGCCACAAATGCAGTGGAAAGATTGCAGCATACTGATCAACATACATGCTCTCTCCCTGTGGTCAGTATTACGCAGCGGTATCTAGCGGTGCAGAAAAGAAATTACCAGAAGCAAGAACCGCACATTGCactaacaaaaagaagaagaaaaaaaagttctaCCAGTTTCATCAGCTACAATCACTTAATTGTTACAAGCAAATAGGCTTGATAGGGTTCCAGTTAAAGCTAGATAGCATTTCAGAACAATAATTACAAGTACTCCAAAACAGGTTCATACGCCAAAGAAATATACATCAAGAATCTAGCAATTATAGTAGAAAACTAGCAAATATGAAAATCAAGTGAACCAAATCCTAGAATGGCTAGCAAGCTTACAAAATAGCACTTCAAAGTGAGTCTTATTCTACAAAACACCAAACAAGCCCGGCAACCCTAGCTGCCAAGCTAAATTGGTTCAAACTCAGGACAAATTTTGCACCATGAAGGCGATCAGTGACCCTCAGACACCCAAAAATCATCACTATTTCGAGATAAATAGCACAAGGATACGCAACGTGAAAAGTTGAACTGTAAAATCAAAATGCTTATGGTGAAGTGAACAATCGACAAGTAATCCTCAAACAGATGCCACGCCAAGATAAACGCGCTACTAACTCGTAATTCTCTAAATAATCATAAATATTTACATGATAAGTGCATTTAAAGGACACAATTATTGAACGCTGACGCATTCAATTGCAGATAACTTTAAGCATAATAAATTTCTTACAACAGCCACAAGAGAGTACAAGGACCAAACAGACAACGAAGAGCTAAGTAGGGGTGAAAAAACCATCCGGTCACCGATTCCCTCCATTAAATCCCCAACAACTCTCCTAAACGCAACAAATAATCAAGGCATTCACCAAACAGTGAAACAAAAAagcattaaaagaaaatacaatcgAAGAAAAAGTAAAATCAACAAACGAGACAAAAAACTCACCGGAGATCTCACTACAATGGCTTCAGGTTCCTGATCGGCTAGTCGGCGAGCGGCGCTCCCAGATGAGAGGCAGTGGTAATCATCGAGAGCAGCAAAAGGCGGCTTCATCGGCATGAACGCCAGATGGCGCCTCATAGGCGGAAGGATCGGGCCTGATTGAGGCGGCGGAGGAGCCGAGCGAGAGGAGGTTTGAGCGCCGCCCGACATTGGCGGCGAATCAATCGTTTTGTATCGGAGCGGGACGAGGAAAGCAGCGAGTGGGATCTGAGGTTTGGAGATAGAAAGGAAGAGCTGCAATATAGCAAAAGTGGGGTTTAGAGATAGAGAGGGTTTGAGGGAAAGTGGTGGGGGGTAGAGCAGAAAACGAGAAAAGGAAGGAGGGAATTTTGTTTCAGATAGATGTGGAGGGAACCAATTTTGCGTTATTACAGAAAATTCACAATTAAttcatattttctctttttacccACTTTGGCCCTTTGTACTTGTCCAATTCTCTGATCATGACGAAAcctcatttatttttaaaatcttCCTCTCTATTAAGGTTCAATGTATATCAAAGGGAGAGTGCTCGAAGCTATCTCTCAAGTAACTATTAAGAGTGCAGAGTTCAAAATGTTTTACATGGTGTTGGAGGTCCCCTACTTTATGGTAGGTGTACATATCTTCCTCCATGATTATTAAGCGGGTTTACAGGAGGGTGATTGCATCTTGATTCCTTTTATAAGTGAACTTGGTCTCCTTTAGAACTTTAGATTCCTCTGGGTGTTCGGTTACCCAATGCTACCGAGGTGGTATGCTCGGCTTCTGTACCGAAGTTGCATCCCAATATTGTTAATATGCTCTCTTCCCAATTATCGTGTCTTGTGTGAGCTCCTCTGCTTGCTTTTTCTTTAGATGGGCACCTCGGCTCTACCTTAGCCGGTGGCCGAGGTGAGTCCCGATCAATCCTCTTATGGACATCTTATGCCACATGTTATGATTCTAATGGATGGCATTTTTGGTATTATCACCAATAAACAAAGAACTATAATTATTGGATTTGATTCTACAAATATGGTAATATATCTAcaataattaagaaaatattgTATGCAAATTAAGTTTTGTAATATATctacattaattaataaataaaggTATGTAAATAATTTTCTTGGATACATTCATCATACATAGAAAAAGAGGTCTATAAAATTGCTTAGGTaataacataataaaaaataatcttAGATATATCACCTGCCCAACAGTTTACTGCCCTGTCATATAAACACTATAAATAAATTAGTTGTTTTCATTTATCCACCACCCACATCAAGCAAACAAAGCCTCCtaatttctcattttcttcgagaaaaaaaaggagacaTGGCAGCCAATCATCAGAGTGATCGAAATTTGGATATTTGTTGATCAGACAAATTATCATTTGTTGTCGAGAG
The window above is part of the Tripterygium wilfordii isolate XIE 37 chromosome 3, ASM1340144v1, whole genome shotgun sequence genome. Proteins encoded here:
- the LOC119989119 gene encoding transcription factor E2FA-like, which gives rise to MSGGAQTSSRSAPPPPQSGPILPPMRRHLAFMPMKPPFAALDDYHCLSSGSAARRLADQEPEAIVVRSPQLKRKSLAENNEVESIGWASSPGYTSLSNISPFQTPVSAKGGRAYNRSKASKGNRSGPGTPNAGSPSTFTPGGSCRYDSSLGLLTKRFINLIKRAEDGVLDLNKAAETLEVQKRRIYDITNVLEGIGLIEKKLKNRIRWKGIDASGTGELDGDISILQAEIEKLSVEEHRLDDQIRDMHERLRDLSENDNKQKWLFVTEEDIKNIPCFQNETLIAIKAPHGTTLEVPDPDEDVDYPQRRYRIVLRSTMGPIDVYLVSQFEEKFETNGVEAPMSFPLASSSGSNENQATEMVMVDKIRQELEPHVPETQTTGCDFNASEDFVGRMMKIVPSDVDIDADYWLLSDAGASITDIWRTDSNVEWNGVNMLPSEFEIPDVNTPRP